In a genomic window of Flavobacterium crassostreae:
- the uvrB gene encoding excinuclease ABC subunit UvrB, with the protein MNFQVVSDYQPKGDQPQAITKLSDGIVAGEKFQTLLGVTGSGKTFTVANVIEQVQRPTLVLAHNKTLAAQLYSEFKQFFPNNAVEYFVSYYDYYQPEAFMPVTGVFIEKDLSINEELEKMRLSTTSSLLSGRRDVLVVASVSCLYGIGNPVEFQKNVIEIERGQILSRTKLLHQLVQSLYSRTEADFGPGNFRIKGDIVEVYPSYADDAFRIHFFGDEIEEIETFDIKTAEVLEKFEKLTIYPANMFVTSPDVLQGAIWDIQQDLVKQVDYFKETGKHLEAKRLEERTNFDLEMIRELGYCSGIENYSRYLDGRLPGTRPFCLLDYFPKDFLMVVDESHVTLSQVHAMYGGDRSRKENLVEYGFRLPAAMDNRPLKFDEFEAMQNQVIYVSATPADYELQKTEGVVVEQVIRPTGLLDPTIEIRPSLNQIDDLIEEIQLRCELDERVLVTTLTKRMAEELAKYFTKVNIRCRYIHSDIDTLERIEIMQDLRKGLFDVLIGVNLLREGLDLPEVSLVAILDADKEGFLRSHRSLTQTIGRAARNLNGKAILYADKITASMQKTIDETSYRRTKQINFNTQNNLVPQALNKKIDSAFVKNPLIEQELGYGAAAVAEPENSYLSKAEIEKQIREKRKSMEKAAKELDFMHAAKLRDEIKNLQKQLN; encoded by the coding sequence ATGAATTTTCAAGTAGTATCCGATTACCAACCTAAAGGAGACCAACCACAGGCCATTACTAAATTAAGTGATGGTATTGTTGCTGGCGAAAAATTTCAGACACTATTAGGTGTTACCGGTTCTGGTAAAACCTTTACCGTTGCCAACGTGATTGAGCAGGTACAAAGACCAACTTTGGTTTTAGCGCATAATAAAACCCTAGCGGCGCAATTATACTCCGAGTTCAAACAATTTTTTCCGAACAATGCGGTGGAGTATTTTGTATCTTACTACGACTACTACCAGCCCGAGGCTTTTATGCCAGTAACTGGTGTTTTTATTGAAAAAGATCTGTCTATCAATGAAGAACTCGAAAAAATGCGCTTGAGCACCACTTCGTCCCTGCTCTCAGGCAGAAGAGATGTGTTGGTTGTGGCATCGGTGTCGTGTTTGTACGGTATTGGAAACCCTGTAGAATTTCAAAAAAACGTTATCGAGATAGAAAGAGGCCAAATCCTCTCTCGTACCAAATTACTGCACCAGTTGGTGCAAAGTTTGTATTCTAGAACCGAAGCAGATTTTGGCCCTGGTAATTTTAGAATTAAAGGTGATATTGTTGAAGTGTATCCGAGTTATGCGGATGATGCGTTCCGAATTCATTTTTTTGGAGACGAAATAGAAGAGATAGAAACTTTTGATATCAAAACGGCCGAAGTACTCGAAAAATTTGAAAAACTAACCATCTATCCCGCAAATATGTTTGTTACCTCTCCGGATGTACTACAAGGTGCCATCTGGGACATACAACAAGATTTAGTAAAACAGGTAGATTATTTTAAAGAAACAGGAAAACATTTAGAAGCAAAACGCCTTGAAGAGCGCACTAATTTTGATTTAGAAATGATCCGGGAGCTCGGCTATTGCTCGGGTATTGAAAATTATTCCCGTTATCTAGATGGTAGACTCCCTGGAACTAGACCCTTTTGTTTGTTAGACTATTTTCCTAAAGATTTTTTGATGGTAGTGGATGAAAGTCACGTTACACTATCTCAAGTTCATGCGATGTATGGTGGCGACAGAAGTAGAAAAGAGAACTTAGTAGAATATGGCTTTAGACTACCGGCAGCAATGGATAATCGTCCGCTAAAATTTGATGAATTTGAGGCCATGCAAAACCAAGTTATCTACGTATCTGCCACTCCTGCAGATTATGAATTACAAAAAACAGAAGGTGTAGTAGTGGAGCAAGTCATTAGACCAACAGGACTATTAGACCCTACCATTGAAATTAGACCTAGCCTAAATCAAATAGACGATTTAATTGAAGAAATTCAGCTGCGCTGCGAGTTAGATGAGCGGGTATTAGTGACTACTTTAACTAAAAGAATGGCCGAAGAACTAGCCAAATATTTTACCAAAGTAAACATTCGTTGCCGTTACATACATTCGGATATTGATACGCTAGAACGTATTGAAATCATGCAAGACCTACGCAAAGGGCTGTTTGATGTACTCATTGGAGTTAATCTATTGCGGGAAGGGCTAGATCTACCTGAGGTGTCTCTGGTGGCTATTTTGGACGCAGACAAAGAAGGTTTTTTAAGAAGCCACCGCTCTCTTACTCAAACCATTGGTCGTGCAGCACGTAATTTGAACGGAAAAGCCATACTATACGCCGATAAAATAACGGCAAGCATGCAAAAAACAATAGACGAAACAAGCTACCGTAGAACAAAACAAATTAATTTCAATACGCAAAACAATCTTGTACCCCAAGCGTTAAACAAAAAAATTGATAGCGCTTTTGTCAAAAACCCATTAATAGAACAAGAATTAGGCTATGGCGCAGCCGCTGTAGCAGAACCAGAAAACAGCTATTTATCTAAGGCCGAAATTGAAAAACAAATTAGAGAAAAACGCAAATCTATGGAAAAAGCCGCCAAAGAACTGGACTTTATGCATGCTGCAAAGTTGCGAGATGAAATTAAAAATTTGCAAAAACAACTAAATTAA
- the rlmF gene encoding 23S rRNA (adenine(1618)-N(6))-methyltransferase RlmF — protein MMLKQITEKTNLHPRNLHRLRYDFALLVENCPELKKYIGINEHDIETLDFSIPDAVKTLNKALLTTYYGIQKWDIPENYLCPPIPGRVDYIHYIADLLAESNNGVLPKGASVEGLDVGLGANCIYPLLGNASYGWSFVGTDVDEKALANCSQIIANNPKLIDFISLQLQLSSRFVFKNIITPEDKFAFTMCNPPFHSSELKAEKAALKKLSNLQGQKVTKAVLNFGGQNAELWCEGGELGFIKQLIYESAKYPMQCLWFTTLVAKQSHLSSIYKTLNKVNVVTTKTIAMAQGQKNSRMVAWTFLSEEQQKEWKFD, from the coding sequence ATAATGTTGAAACAAATTACAGAGAAAACCAACCTACATCCCAGAAATTTGCATCGGTTGCGATATGATTTTGCTCTTTTGGTAGAAAACTGCCCTGAATTAAAAAAGTATATTGGCATTAATGAACACGATATTGAAACCTTAGATTTTAGTATTCCGGATGCAGTGAAAACCTTAAACAAAGCTTTGTTGACTACTTATTACGGAATCCAAAAATGGGATATCCCAGAAAATTATCTCTGTCCGCCTATTCCTGGCAGGGTGGATTATATCCATTATATTGCGGATTTATTAGCAGAATCTAATAATGGGGTGCTCCCGAAAGGTGCTTCTGTTGAAGGGCTGGATGTTGGCTTAGGTGCTAATTGTATTTATCCTTTGTTAGGAAATGCTAGCTACGGATGGAGTTTTGTAGGAACGGATGTTGACGAAAAAGCGCTTGCCAATTGTAGCCAAATAATTGCAAACAACCCCAAACTGATTGATTTTATTAGCTTGCAATTGCAGCTCTCTTCTCGGTTTGTGTTTAAAAACATTATAACTCCAGAGGATAAATTTGCTTTTACAATGTGCAATCCACCATTTCACTCTTCTGAACTTAAAGCTGAGAAAGCGGCTCTTAAAAAATTAAGCAATTTACAGGGCCAAAAAGTTACTAAGGCGGTATTGAATTTTGGCGGACAGAATGCGGAACTATGGTGTGAGGGTGGCGAACTGGGCTTTATAAAACAACTGATTTATGAAAGTGCCAAATACCCAATGCAATGTTTGTGGTTTACTACTTTGGTGGCCAAACAATCGCATTTGTCGAGCATTTACAAAACCTTGAACAAAGTAAATGTAGTTACCACAAAGACGATTGCTATGGCGCAGGGTCAAAAAAATAGCCGCATGGTTGCTTGGACGTTTTTGAGCGAAGAACAACAAAAGGAATGGAAATTTGATTAG